A stretch of the Drosophila sulfurigaster albostrigata strain 15112-1811.04 chromosome 2L, ASM2355843v2, whole genome shotgun sequence genome encodes the following:
- the LOC133835087 gene encoding serine-rich adhesin for platelets isoform X2: MQDTCSEVAPPTLQNPEPELIISCRRQQQQQQLQQQQQLIQQQQHPQQSKPIQPAVQKVITRSQSSTSSSTHAAVHQLKQQQSLPTPLPQQQQQQQQPSGESHLHSHSHHHHNHNPHASKSVSILVYKTLNTVFKSSRKIIVRVCEVASAKKSFTMFKFNKAAQQQRLDNRASAVTGHDPFVRPPVPEKKVKHIMKKLHKANGLKRSNSAIEFDVSALTAANRRQIYSRPNNIKYQYSALDSGNGIVERSPRERAQRERALNATQEWIQSANGRYEVIAHLDEIGSRHGKNWFLVNDASVRTDRLLTLLPLPTDCVAFEDLPPNESARDILMELLGSLHHPYIYPVLDLGFLRNSSHNYACLVTPFNSRGSLKDLIYKAQWNEPWARKYTRKPNGLPVSQVQRLGRQILEALLFLKERGFPLHGHLHSGNVILQNGAARLSGLENGLLGLSSRNNAVTWSRSVTEIENVDIICFGHLLYEMCTGQELTTPKPSMRVLEMELQHYPQIGQVLDILGIIFEPPSGVCPSVEDLVLCDLFRSIDLRELRGPCFSTIKPSLSRSTLNLLHAVKKRQCASLGNSFSEASSPCTPPSTPHDRRTGISRTMDSFDISSDSEEGLLEEIVVGGSGSSCHMKRLQRYQHWHSASASSSFTRTQHRQQYEASESPIHYCDHAALYSDDNSVAQELPPTTQPTIRCSTSSQSNLNVLLAEGRDTEEDEVDVEEVEVAVEEELQLTAMPDDASAAAVAAAVVASGSSGNGQRLQATSTAAAAASFNHQLTADMCNYKNSKSRRLEYSLKCLKYGRSNPSQDSAFGSLTDNDLSIGSSSIRLSSFQSISSPIDEGVEDIIIATTSGNGNETCLELATIPRSMVSQDSAISSPCRESSPSNFLHIDDAMSGTGSTSSGSGCGSLGNMRPQHFPVSLSPKILVTATSNSSNSSIASTSQQQPQQQQLQQQQQQQFDPPKILVNDQNSIYTTSPSKRSSMIEVFSQKYRVSSFEDMSPKRSSNADKQHLKHVNRLAFRSLEEERRIDNAFLPMSDRTHSDNRVNMQSEKYKKLTHASFRISKTSSSGCCQETSPTNYPNSSGGSMELQRTGSAAAAVVGSGSSQRQTLWRDSKFYRKNRIAKSNDSLLEHSPNHSPHSPHSTHSAHSPHSSHSPHSSARLSPSSLRDNHYESSGCCSTQGSRRSLSGSQQMLSVTTSFCGSGGSGHTSRRYCSSKSEDLGESSDYLRVMDARKSYSERHLVRLKQTAINNTHSGSEDEMSFNDDNNQQQQQQHHHHHQQQLLQQQQQHHQQQQQQLQPPKRSSKLSWSSCSINHLKTTNIKTTTSLATLTCQTNLSSHNAPATANNNKTPSYRTPSKSLDQALNISSSNSSAANTSSTSSSSTSSSNSGSAAAEDNSSLDESPSRRTLSGAELSRIFVMDMDDAPGGSSCCSEEKTPLLDSVEMSPISPTEPPTELDKL; this comes from the exons ATGCAG GACACTTGCAGCGAAGTCGCCCCGCCAACGCTCCAAAACCCGGAGCCGGAGCTCATCATCAGCTGCCgtcggcagcaacagcagcagcagcttcaacagcagcagcaactcatccagcagcaacagcatccgCAGCAGTCGAAGCCAATACAGCCCGCAGTACAGAAAGTCATCACCAGATCACAATcatcgacgtcgtcgtcgacgcATGCTGCAGTGCATCAactgaagcaacagcaatcccTGCCCACCCCACtgccccaacaacaacaacaacaacagcaaccaagtGGAGAGTCGCATCTGCACTCGCATTCACACCATCATCACAACCACAATCCGCACGCCTCCAAATCCGTCTCGATACTCGTCTATAAAACGTTGAACACGGTCTTCAAGAGCAGCCGCAAGATCATCGTTCGGGTCTGTGAAGTGGCCAGCGCCAAAAAGTCATTCACCATGTTCAAGTTCAACAAAGCtgcccagcagcagcgactCGATAATCGCGCCAGCGCCGTCACCGGACACGATCCCTTCGTCAGGCCGCCGGTGCCGGAAAA GAAAGTGAAACACATTATGAAGAAGCTGCACAAGGCGAATGGACTGAAGCGCTCCAATTCGGCGATAGAATTTGATGTCTCAGCGCTGACAGCCGCCAATCGACGCCAAATCTACAGTAG ACCCAACAACATCAAGTATCAATACTCGGCGCTGGACAGCGGCAATGGCATTGTGGAGCGCAGTCCCCGAGAGCGAGCACAACGGGAAAGAGCCCTGAATGCCACACAGGAGTGGATACAGAGCGCCAATGGACGTTACGAGGTGATTGCACATCTGGATGAGATTGGCTCAAGGCACGGCAAGAACTGGTTTCTGGTCAACGATGCATCG GTACGCACGGATCGGCTGCTGacgctgttgccgctgcccaCAGATTGCGTAGCCTTTGAGGATCTGCCGCCGAATGAGAGTGCACGTGATATACTTATGGAGCTGCTCGGCTCACTGCATCATCCGTACATTTATCCGGTGCTCGATTTGGGCTTCTTGCGCAACAGCTCGCATAACTATGCCTGCCTGGTGACGCCCTTCAACTCGCGCGGCAGTCTCAAGGATCTCATCTACAAG GCCCAATGGAACGAGCCTTGGGCGCGCAAGTATACACGCAAACCGAATGGCCTGCCTGTTAGCCAAGTGCAGCGTTTGGGCCGCCAGATACTGGAGGCGTTGCTCTTCCTGAAGGAGCGCGGCTTTCCACTTCATGGCCATCTACACAGCGGCAATGTCATACTACAGAATGGTGCAGCCAG GTTATCGGGCCTTGAGAATGGCCTGCTGGGGCTCAGTTCGCGCAACAATGCCGTGACGTGGTCGCGTTCCGTAACGGAAATCGAGAATGTCGACATCATTTGCTTTGGCCATCTGCTCTACGAAATGTGCACCGGCCAGGAGCTGACCACACCGAAACCGTCCATGCGGGTGCTCGAAATGGAGCTGCAGCATTATCCACAAATTGGCCAG GTTCTGGACATATTAGGTATTATCTTTGAGCCGCCTAGCGGCGTTTGTCCCTCCGTTGAGGACCTAGTCCTATGCGATCTATTTCGCAGCATCGATTTGCGCGAGCTGCGTGGTCCCTGTTTCAGT ACAATCAAGCCGAGCCTCAGTCGTTCTACGCTGAATTTGCTGCACGCTGTTAAGAAGCGACAATGCGCCTCTCTGGGCAACTCGTTCAGTGAGGCAAGTTCACCCTGTACGCCACCCTCGACGCCGCATGATCGACGCACTGG CATCAGCCGAACAATGGACTCATTTGACATATCAAGCGACTCGGAGGAGGGATTGCTCGAAGAGATTGTCGTaggtggcagcggcagcagttgCCACATGAAGCGGCTGCAACGATACCAGCACTGGCATTCCGCCTCTGCCTCGTCATCGTTTACACGCACCCAGCACAGGCAGCAGTATGAGGCAAGTGAATCGCCCATACACTACTGTGACCACGCCGCACTCTACTCGGATGACAACAGTGTCGCCCAAGAGCTGCCGCCCACCACACAGCCGACGATACGGTGCAGCaccagcagccaaagcaatttgAATGTGCTGCTCGCCGAGGGCCGAGACACCGAAGAGGACGAGGTGGACGTTGAGGAAGTCGAGGTGGCTGTCGAGGAGGAGCTACAGTTGACAGCGATGCCAGATGATgcctcggctgctgctgttgctgctgctgtcgttgccagTGGCTCAAGTGGCAACGGGCAACGTTTGCAGGCAACATCAACGGCTGCGGCGGCGGCCTCCTTCAATCATCAGTTGACAGCCGACATGTGCAACTACAAGAACTCGAAGAGTCGACGTCTGGAATACTCGCTCAAGTGTTTGAAATACGGCCGTAGCAATCCATCGCAGGACTCGGCCTTTGGCTCGCTGACCGACAATGATTTGTCCATCGGTTCGTCGAGCATACGTCTCAGCAGCTTTCAGTCCATCTCCTCGCCCATCGACGAAGGCGTCGAGGACATCATCATTGCCACCACGTCCGGTAATGGCAATGAGACCTGTTTGGAGCTGGCCACCATACCCCGAAGCATGGTCTCTCAGGACTCGGCGATTTCGTCGCCTTGTCGCGAAAGTTCCCCTAGCAATTTTCTGCATATTGATGATGCCATGTCCGGAACTGGTTCGACTTCATCGGGTTCCGGTTGCGGTTCGTTGGGCAATATGCGACCACAGCATTTCCCTGTTTCCCTCTCGCCGAAAATACTCGTGACTGCGACGAGTAATTCTAGCAATTCCTCCATAGCCTCCAcatcacagcaacagccacagcagcaacaactgcagcaacagcaacagcaacaatttgatCCGCCCAAAATACTTGTGAATGATCAGAATTCCATCTATACCACATCGCCTTCTAAGCGCTCCAGCATGATTGAGGTCTTCTCGCAAAAGTATCGCGTCAGCTCCTTCGAGGACATGTCACCCAAGCGCAGTTCCAACGCGGACAAACAGCATCTGAAGCACGTGAATCGTTTGGCCTTTCGCTCGCTCGAAGAGGAGCGACGCATTGATAATGCCTTTCTACCGATGTCCGATCGCACGCATTCCGATAATCGCGTCAATATGCAGAGCGAAAAGTATAAGAAATTGACGCATGCCTCGTTTCGCATTAGCAAAACCTCTTCGAGCGGCTGCTGTCAAGAGACTTCGCCCACAAATTATCCCAATTCCAGTGGCGGCAGCATGGAATTGCAGCGCAcgggcagcgcagcagcagcggtagTTGGCAGCGGTTCCAGTCAACGTCAGACTTTATGGCGTGATAGTAAATTCTATCGCAAGAATCGCATTGCCAAAAGCAACGATTCGCTGCTTGAACATTCGCCGAATCATTCGCCACATTCGCCGCACTCAACACACTCGGCACATTCGCCGCACTCTTCGCACTCGCCGCATTCGTCGGCTCGGCTTTCGCCGAGTTCGCTGCGTGACAATCACTACGAAAGCAGCGGCTGCTGTTCGACGCAGGGCAGTCGACGTTCCCTTAGCGGCAGCCAGCAAATGTTGAGTGTGACCACAAGCTTCTGTGGCTCGGGTGGCTCTGGTCACACTTCACGGCGCTATTGCAGCTCCAAGAGCGAAGATCTTGGTGAATCATCCGACTATTTGCGTGTCATGGATGCGCGTAAATCGTATTCTGAGCGCCATTTGGTGCGACTCAAGCAGACGGCTATCAATAATACGCATAGCGGCAGTGAAGATGAAATGAGCTTCAATGATGACaataatcaacaacagcaacaacaacatcatcatcatcatcagcagcagctgctgcagcagcaacaacaacatcaccagcagcagcagcagcagctgcagccgccAAAGCGCAGCAGCAAACTGAGCTGGAGCAGCTGTTCCATAAATCACCTGAAGACGACCAATATTAAGACCACAACATCCTTGGCCACGCTCACCTGCCAAACGAATTTAAGCTCCCACAATGCTCCAGcaactgccaacaacaataagacgCCCAGCTATCGCACACCCTCCAAATCTCTCGATCAGGCACTTAACAttagtagcagcaacagcagcgctgCCAACAcgagcagcaccagcagcagcagcaccagtagcagcaacagcggcagcgcTGCCGCCGAGGATAACAGTTCTTTGGATGAGTCACCATCGCGACGCACGTTAAGCGGCGCTGAATTGTCACGCATCTTTGTCATGGACATGGACGATGCGCCAGggggcagcagctgctgcagcgagGAGAAAACACCGTTGCTCGATAGCGTAGAAATGTCGCCTATAAGTCCAACTGAACCACCAACGGAACTTGACAAGCTGTAA
- the LOC133835087 gene encoding serine-rich adhesin for platelets isoform X1 codes for MQDTCSEVAPPTLQNPEPELIISCRRQQQQQQLQQQQQLIQQQQHPQQSKPIQPAVQKVITRSQSSTSSSTHAAVHQLKQQQSLPTPLPQQQQQQQQPSGESHLHSHSHHHHNHNPHASKSVSILVYKTLNTVFKSSRKIIVRVCEVASAKKSFTMFKFNKAAQQQRLDNRASAVTGHDPFVRPPVPEKKVKHIMKKLHKANGLKRSNSAIEFDVSALTAANRRQIYSSNRSASSDQDNSDQSEHSEKSPLVSARLDNLARLFFSKSMPAETGSRDTIDSVLTTRPNNIKYQYSALDSGNGIVERSPRERAQRERALNATQEWIQSANGRYEVIAHLDEIGSRHGKNWFLVNDASVRTDRLLTLLPLPTDCVAFEDLPPNESARDILMELLGSLHHPYIYPVLDLGFLRNSSHNYACLVTPFNSRGSLKDLIYKAQWNEPWARKYTRKPNGLPVSQVQRLGRQILEALLFLKERGFPLHGHLHSGNVILQNGAARLSGLENGLLGLSSRNNAVTWSRSVTEIENVDIICFGHLLYEMCTGQELTTPKPSMRVLEMELQHYPQIGQVLDILGIIFEPPSGVCPSVEDLVLCDLFRSIDLRELRGPCFSTIKPSLSRSTLNLLHAVKKRQCASLGNSFSEASSPCTPPSTPHDRRTGISRTMDSFDISSDSEEGLLEEIVVGGSGSSCHMKRLQRYQHWHSASASSSFTRTQHRQQYEASESPIHYCDHAALYSDDNSVAQELPPTTQPTIRCSTSSQSNLNVLLAEGRDTEEDEVDVEEVEVAVEEELQLTAMPDDASAAAVAAAVVASGSSGNGQRLQATSTAAAAASFNHQLTADMCNYKNSKSRRLEYSLKCLKYGRSNPSQDSAFGSLTDNDLSIGSSSIRLSSFQSISSPIDEGVEDIIIATTSGNGNETCLELATIPRSMVSQDSAISSPCRESSPSNFLHIDDAMSGTGSTSSGSGCGSLGNMRPQHFPVSLSPKILVTATSNSSNSSIASTSQQQPQQQQLQQQQQQQFDPPKILVNDQNSIYTTSPSKRSSMIEVFSQKYRVSSFEDMSPKRSSNADKQHLKHVNRLAFRSLEEERRIDNAFLPMSDRTHSDNRVNMQSEKYKKLTHASFRISKTSSSGCCQETSPTNYPNSSGGSMELQRTGSAAAAVVGSGSSQRQTLWRDSKFYRKNRIAKSNDSLLEHSPNHSPHSPHSTHSAHSPHSSHSPHSSARLSPSSLRDNHYESSGCCSTQGSRRSLSGSQQMLSVTTSFCGSGGSGHTSRRYCSSKSEDLGESSDYLRVMDARKSYSERHLVRLKQTAINNTHSGSEDEMSFNDDNNQQQQQQHHHHHQQQLLQQQQQHHQQQQQQLQPPKRSSKLSWSSCSINHLKTTNIKTTTSLATLTCQTNLSSHNAPATANNNKTPSYRTPSKSLDQALNISSSNSSAANTSSTSSSSTSSSNSGSAAAEDNSSLDESPSRRTLSGAELSRIFVMDMDDAPGGSSCCSEEKTPLLDSVEMSPISPTEPPTELDKL; via the exons ATGCAG GACACTTGCAGCGAAGTCGCCCCGCCAACGCTCCAAAACCCGGAGCCGGAGCTCATCATCAGCTGCCgtcggcagcaacagcagcagcagcttcaacagcagcagcaactcatccagcagcaacagcatccgCAGCAGTCGAAGCCAATACAGCCCGCAGTACAGAAAGTCATCACCAGATCACAATcatcgacgtcgtcgtcgacgcATGCTGCAGTGCATCAactgaagcaacagcaatcccTGCCCACCCCACtgccccaacaacaacaacaacaacagcaaccaagtGGAGAGTCGCATCTGCACTCGCATTCACACCATCATCACAACCACAATCCGCACGCCTCCAAATCCGTCTCGATACTCGTCTATAAAACGTTGAACACGGTCTTCAAGAGCAGCCGCAAGATCATCGTTCGGGTCTGTGAAGTGGCCAGCGCCAAAAAGTCATTCACCATGTTCAAGTTCAACAAAGCtgcccagcagcagcgactCGATAATCGCGCCAGCGCCGTCACCGGACACGATCCCTTCGTCAGGCCGCCGGTGCCGGAAAA GAAAGTGAAACACATTATGAAGAAGCTGCACAAGGCGAATGGACTGAAGCGCTCCAATTCGGCGATAGAATTTGATGTCTCAGCGCTGACAGCCGCCAATCGACGCCAAATCTACAGTAG CAACCGATCGGCCAGCTCGGACCAAGATAACTCAGATCAATCCGAGCACTCGGAGAAATCGCCATTGGTTAGCGCGAGGTTAGACAATCTTGCTAGGCTCTTTTTTAGCAAATCGATGCCAGCGGAAACCGGAAGTAGAGATACCATAGATTCAGTACTAACAACAAG ACCCAACAACATCAAGTATCAATACTCGGCGCTGGACAGCGGCAATGGCATTGTGGAGCGCAGTCCCCGAGAGCGAGCACAACGGGAAAGAGCCCTGAATGCCACACAGGAGTGGATACAGAGCGCCAATGGACGTTACGAGGTGATTGCACATCTGGATGAGATTGGCTCAAGGCACGGCAAGAACTGGTTTCTGGTCAACGATGCATCG GTACGCACGGATCGGCTGCTGacgctgttgccgctgcccaCAGATTGCGTAGCCTTTGAGGATCTGCCGCCGAATGAGAGTGCACGTGATATACTTATGGAGCTGCTCGGCTCACTGCATCATCCGTACATTTATCCGGTGCTCGATTTGGGCTTCTTGCGCAACAGCTCGCATAACTATGCCTGCCTGGTGACGCCCTTCAACTCGCGCGGCAGTCTCAAGGATCTCATCTACAAG GCCCAATGGAACGAGCCTTGGGCGCGCAAGTATACACGCAAACCGAATGGCCTGCCTGTTAGCCAAGTGCAGCGTTTGGGCCGCCAGATACTGGAGGCGTTGCTCTTCCTGAAGGAGCGCGGCTTTCCACTTCATGGCCATCTACACAGCGGCAATGTCATACTACAGAATGGTGCAGCCAG GTTATCGGGCCTTGAGAATGGCCTGCTGGGGCTCAGTTCGCGCAACAATGCCGTGACGTGGTCGCGTTCCGTAACGGAAATCGAGAATGTCGACATCATTTGCTTTGGCCATCTGCTCTACGAAATGTGCACCGGCCAGGAGCTGACCACACCGAAACCGTCCATGCGGGTGCTCGAAATGGAGCTGCAGCATTATCCACAAATTGGCCAG GTTCTGGACATATTAGGTATTATCTTTGAGCCGCCTAGCGGCGTTTGTCCCTCCGTTGAGGACCTAGTCCTATGCGATCTATTTCGCAGCATCGATTTGCGCGAGCTGCGTGGTCCCTGTTTCAGT ACAATCAAGCCGAGCCTCAGTCGTTCTACGCTGAATTTGCTGCACGCTGTTAAGAAGCGACAATGCGCCTCTCTGGGCAACTCGTTCAGTGAGGCAAGTTCACCCTGTACGCCACCCTCGACGCCGCATGATCGACGCACTGG CATCAGCCGAACAATGGACTCATTTGACATATCAAGCGACTCGGAGGAGGGATTGCTCGAAGAGATTGTCGTaggtggcagcggcagcagttgCCACATGAAGCGGCTGCAACGATACCAGCACTGGCATTCCGCCTCTGCCTCGTCATCGTTTACACGCACCCAGCACAGGCAGCAGTATGAGGCAAGTGAATCGCCCATACACTACTGTGACCACGCCGCACTCTACTCGGATGACAACAGTGTCGCCCAAGAGCTGCCGCCCACCACACAGCCGACGATACGGTGCAGCaccagcagccaaagcaatttgAATGTGCTGCTCGCCGAGGGCCGAGACACCGAAGAGGACGAGGTGGACGTTGAGGAAGTCGAGGTGGCTGTCGAGGAGGAGCTACAGTTGACAGCGATGCCAGATGATgcctcggctgctgctgttgctgctgctgtcgttgccagTGGCTCAAGTGGCAACGGGCAACGTTTGCAGGCAACATCAACGGCTGCGGCGGCGGCCTCCTTCAATCATCAGTTGACAGCCGACATGTGCAACTACAAGAACTCGAAGAGTCGACGTCTGGAATACTCGCTCAAGTGTTTGAAATACGGCCGTAGCAATCCATCGCAGGACTCGGCCTTTGGCTCGCTGACCGACAATGATTTGTCCATCGGTTCGTCGAGCATACGTCTCAGCAGCTTTCAGTCCATCTCCTCGCCCATCGACGAAGGCGTCGAGGACATCATCATTGCCACCACGTCCGGTAATGGCAATGAGACCTGTTTGGAGCTGGCCACCATACCCCGAAGCATGGTCTCTCAGGACTCGGCGATTTCGTCGCCTTGTCGCGAAAGTTCCCCTAGCAATTTTCTGCATATTGATGATGCCATGTCCGGAACTGGTTCGACTTCATCGGGTTCCGGTTGCGGTTCGTTGGGCAATATGCGACCACAGCATTTCCCTGTTTCCCTCTCGCCGAAAATACTCGTGACTGCGACGAGTAATTCTAGCAATTCCTCCATAGCCTCCAcatcacagcaacagccacagcagcaacaactgcagcaacagcaacagcaacaatttgatCCGCCCAAAATACTTGTGAATGATCAGAATTCCATCTATACCACATCGCCTTCTAAGCGCTCCAGCATGATTGAGGTCTTCTCGCAAAAGTATCGCGTCAGCTCCTTCGAGGACATGTCACCCAAGCGCAGTTCCAACGCGGACAAACAGCATCTGAAGCACGTGAATCGTTTGGCCTTTCGCTCGCTCGAAGAGGAGCGACGCATTGATAATGCCTTTCTACCGATGTCCGATCGCACGCATTCCGATAATCGCGTCAATATGCAGAGCGAAAAGTATAAGAAATTGACGCATGCCTCGTTTCGCATTAGCAAAACCTCTTCGAGCGGCTGCTGTCAAGAGACTTCGCCCACAAATTATCCCAATTCCAGTGGCGGCAGCATGGAATTGCAGCGCAcgggcagcgcagcagcagcggtagTTGGCAGCGGTTCCAGTCAACGTCAGACTTTATGGCGTGATAGTAAATTCTATCGCAAGAATCGCATTGCCAAAAGCAACGATTCGCTGCTTGAACATTCGCCGAATCATTCGCCACATTCGCCGCACTCAACACACTCGGCACATTCGCCGCACTCTTCGCACTCGCCGCATTCGTCGGCTCGGCTTTCGCCGAGTTCGCTGCGTGACAATCACTACGAAAGCAGCGGCTGCTGTTCGACGCAGGGCAGTCGACGTTCCCTTAGCGGCAGCCAGCAAATGTTGAGTGTGACCACAAGCTTCTGTGGCTCGGGTGGCTCTGGTCACACTTCACGGCGCTATTGCAGCTCCAAGAGCGAAGATCTTGGTGAATCATCCGACTATTTGCGTGTCATGGATGCGCGTAAATCGTATTCTGAGCGCCATTTGGTGCGACTCAAGCAGACGGCTATCAATAATACGCATAGCGGCAGTGAAGATGAAATGAGCTTCAATGATGACaataatcaacaacagcaacaacaacatcatcatcatcatcagcagcagctgctgcagcagcaacaacaacatcaccagcagcagcagcagcagctgcagccgccAAAGCGCAGCAGCAAACTGAGCTGGAGCAGCTGTTCCATAAATCACCTGAAGACGACCAATATTAAGACCACAACATCCTTGGCCACGCTCACCTGCCAAACGAATTTAAGCTCCCACAATGCTCCAGcaactgccaacaacaataagacgCCCAGCTATCGCACACCCTCCAAATCTCTCGATCAGGCACTTAACAttagtagcagcaacagcagcgctgCCAACAcgagcagcaccagcagcagcagcaccagtagcagcaacagcggcagcgcTGCCGCCGAGGATAACAGTTCTTTGGATGAGTCACCATCGCGACGCACGTTAAGCGGCGCTGAATTGTCACGCATCTTTGTCATGGACATGGACGATGCGCCAGggggcagcagctgctgcagcgagGAGAAAACACCGTTGCTCGATAGCGTAGAAATGTCGCCTATAAGTCCAACTGAACCACCAACGGAACTTGACAAGCTGTAA